In Pseudomonas sp. ADAK2, the genomic window TGGCATCGACCACGGCCTCGACGGCGGCTTCAGGCAAGGTCTCCGGGCCGGCGATCCGCTGGGCCACCAGCGACACACCGAATACCAGCACGATGCCCGCCACCAGGCGCAACGCCGTGAACCCCCAGCCGAGCACGAAGCCCATGAACACCAGGGTGGCCGGGTTGAGCACCGGGTTGCCGATCCAGAAGGCCAGCGCCGCACCCACCGACACATTCTGCCGACGCATGCCAGCGGCTACCGGGGCGGCGCAGCACGAGCACATCATGCCGGGCAGGGCGAACAATCCACCGCGCAGGGTAGAGGCAAAACCGGCGCGGCCGAACAGGCGCAGCAGCCAGTCGCGCGGAATCAGCACTTGCAGCAGGGAACCGAGGATCACCGCCAGCACCGCGGCTTTCCAGATCGCCAGGAAATACACCTTGGCATACGCCAGGGCGGCGCTCAGGGGATCGGACAGTTGGTCATTGATGATTGAGGCGCCGATGCTGTGGTTGTCAGCAGCGACGAAGGCCTTGAGGTAGTAGGGCGACCACTTGACGTAGTAAAGCCCGACGCAGGCGATCAGCAGGAACAGGGCGGGTTTCCACCAGAACGACCAGCCCCGGGAAGGGACTGCTGCGGATGAGAGCGACATGGCGAGGTTCCGGACAAAGAAGAGATGGGCTCATGATAGCCCAGCCTCTGCGTCAACGTGGCCCCGACAGTGCGTGGGACGCAGCCGACCTCTTATGTAGGACAGTTCTGTGAGCCGTTATCCAGCCCTTGTTTATAAGAGTGGCTCACCAGGCTGGCCTTGCCGTTGTGCCAGGTCAGGGTCAGCACGTACAGCGAATCGTAGTCGCTGGACTCCCAGTCTTCGGTGATGTTCTGTTTCTTGCCGAGCGCGTCGCCAGCGACCTTGTTGATCAGCTCCGGCAGATAGCCGTGGGACCAGGCGGTGTAGATGGTTGAGTTGTGATACTTGTCGTGGAGTAATTCATCCGCCAGATCGCTGGTGTCGTTGGCCGAGTATTCGATGTTCACCGGCAGGCCGAGCTTGATCGCGCTGGGGCTGATGGTCATCAGGGGGCGGATGTAGCTGTAGGAATTGTCCAGTTCGCCTTCCTCGACATTGCGCGTCGGGTTGGCGGCAAACACGTAATCGGCCTTGCCGAATTTTTCCGGAAGCAAGGTGGACAGGTTGATCGCCCGGTTCAAGCCCTGGCAATTGAGCTGGCCGAGGCCGCCGTCGGGTTTTTCGGCGTGGCGCAGGAAGACCAGCGTCTGGGTGCCGTCTGCCGGTTGGGCGCGGCTTTCGCTGGACTCAAGCGACAGGAACAGCGCGCTGGCTGCCAATAACGAGGGCAGAACGATATACGCGCGATGTTTGAAGCGTTGGACGAATTTCGAAAGGTTCATCATTGAATAAAGGGATCTTCAGCGCATTCGATTAAGGCTGACAAACCTTTACACCGCGCGCTCCCAGCAGCGGGTGTTTTCCATGTCGTTGAGCCGATCTGTTTCCATAAAGGGCAATGCTCAGAGTCCTCTGAAGCCCATTGGTTCGATAACGGCGGGTTCGCAGCACTTTAGCCGCAACCTTCAATGGGTTGGCCGAAGGTTATCGACAGGATGTTGCGGATTTATGGACGTCGGCACGATTGCGTATGCCGGATCGGCCGGTCCTCCATTATGATCAGCGCTCCAATGTCTGCGCGGATCACCCCATGACCGATCT contains:
- a CDS encoding permease, translated to MSLSSAAVPSRGWSFWWKPALFLLIACVGLYYVKWSPYYLKAFVAADNHSIGASIINDQLSDPLSAALAYAKVYFLAIWKAAVLAVILGSLLQVLIPRDWLLRLFGRAGFASTLRGGLFALPGMMCSCCAAPVAAGMRRQNVSVGAALAFWIGNPVLNPATLVFMGFVLGWGFTALRLVAGIVLVFGVSLVAQRIAGPETLPEAAVEAVVDASETNTQPFLTRWGRTIWQLFWSTIPIYMLAVLVLGAVRVWVFPHIDGAMANSLLWLVPLAIIGTLFVIPTAAEIPIVQTMMTLGMGTAPAVALLMTLPSISLPSLLMLRKDFDTRVLVSVALMTMGIGVVSGLIGAALL
- a CDS encoding histidine phosphatase family protein — protein: MMNLSKFVQRFKHRAYIVLPSLLAASALFLSLESSESRAQPADGTQTLVFLRHAEKPDGGLGQLNCQGLNRAINLSTLLPEKFGKADYVFAANPTRNVEEGELDNSYSYIRPLMTISPSAIKLGLPVNIEYSANDTSDLADELLHDKYHNSTIYTAWSHGYLPELINKVAGDALGKKQNITEDWESSDYDSLYVLTLTWHNGKASLVSHSYKQGLDNGSQNCPT